Proteins from a genomic interval of Paenibacillus sp. FSL R5-0623:
- a CDS encoding histidine kinase, whose protein sequence is MRYRFGTLQQSLFAYYSAVFIIFSLIVAGLLYVFLASDIRQRSEEQQRQLGVSIVSNLDQEVVKMNNFSMNIVYSNLVKEHFSHYLAPAEGSEQTMTSDPALYKDTTTLIDVILAIISSSNTAKQANIYDVNGKMLGAGAFNGQLSVDLTQRPWYKETWERSGWRVIQLLEGGALPMPTGEGKSDQPYISLTRVYKDGNYVSQGVVEILQDAGTLFQHLNELQANNDDLRIYVVDEQNTRLFPLSSAADASQAGHFDDVDLIQNLSFPPDTMQEITDPLSQSKQMMTYMTSQETGWTVIVMQSKQSLFASLNRMAMMFIGATLATLMLILVLSYLISKRVTLPLHRLQRIIQKTGENDLVSGQDSAQLFKLEHPGSIREMDELNDTFIRLNQQLVQSFQDRLLMKSQETEARLLALQSQMNPHFLYNNITNISIMAEEGMNKQIVAFCANIASMLRYISTPGKNGVPLTQELDYCERYLECMKIRFEDDLHYEFHIPDEMQHIQVPMLMVQPLLENAMKYGLGDTPPWKLNITGELDPVQQTWQIHVEDNGPGMEPEALAKIMHYIEQSQEWERMPDLEINGMGLKNIWVRLKLWYGTAAHMQITNKSSGGVQITIGGSIRKEHD, encoded by the coding sequence TTGCGATATCGATTTGGAACGCTTCAGCAAAGTCTGTTTGCCTATTACTCTGCGGTATTTATTATCTTTTCGCTGATTGTGGCGGGGCTTCTGTATGTTTTTCTCGCAAGTGACATTCGTCAGCGAAGTGAAGAACAGCAGAGACAACTGGGGGTATCAATCGTCAGTAACTTGGATCAGGAAGTGGTGAAAATGAACAACTTTTCCATGAATATCGTGTACTCCAATCTGGTCAAAGAACACTTCAGTCACTACTTGGCACCAGCAGAAGGCAGTGAGCAGACAATGACGAGTGATCCAGCATTGTATAAGGATACAACCACACTAATTGATGTCATTCTTGCGATCATTAGTAGCTCCAATACAGCCAAGCAGGCCAATATCTATGATGTGAATGGCAAGATGTTGGGAGCGGGTGCATTCAACGGTCAACTGTCGGTAGACCTGACTCAGCGACCGTGGTACAAGGAAACCTGGGAGCGGAGTGGATGGCGGGTGATCCAATTGTTAGAGGGCGGAGCCTTGCCCATGCCGACTGGTGAGGGAAAATCGGATCAACCCTACATTTCTCTTACCCGGGTATACAAAGATGGCAACTATGTCAGCCAGGGTGTCGTTGAGATTTTGCAGGATGCCGGAACCCTGTTTCAGCATTTGAATGAATTGCAGGCAAATAACGACGATCTTCGGATCTATGTAGTGGATGAACAAAATACAAGGTTGTTTCCACTTTCTTCGGCAGCCGATGCTTCTCAAGCAGGCCATTTCGATGATGTGGACTTGATTCAAAATCTTTCATTTCCGCCGGATACGATGCAGGAGATTACCGATCCGTTGAGTCAGTCCAAACAAATGATGACGTACATGACGTCACAGGAGACGGGATGGACCGTTATTGTCATGCAGTCCAAACAATCCCTTTTCGCGAGTCTCAATCGGATGGCTATGATGTTTATCGGTGCCACGTTAGCTACTCTCATGCTGATTCTGGTTCTCTCGTATCTGATTTCCAAAAGGGTTACTTTGCCGCTGCATCGTTTGCAGCGCATTATTCAGAAAACGGGTGAGAATGATCTGGTATCGGGTCAGGATTCCGCTCAATTGTTCAAGCTGGAGCATCCCGGTTCTATTCGGGAGATGGATGAGCTGAATGATACGTTTATCCGGCTGAATCAACAGCTTGTGCAATCGTTTCAGGACAGGCTGTTGATGAAATCTCAGGAGACAGAAGCGAGATTACTGGCGCTGCAATCCCAGATGAACCCGCATTTTCTCTATAACAACATCACCAATATCAGCATCATGGCGGAAGAAGGCATGAATAAGCAGATTGTCGCGTTCTGCGCCAATATTGCGTCTATGCTGCGTTATATTTCTACTCCGGGTAAGAACGGGGTTCCCCTGACTCAAGAATTGGATTATTGTGAGCGATATCTGGAGTGTATGAAGATTAGGTTTGAGGATGATCTACACTATGAGTTTCATATTCCGGATGAGATGCAACATATTCAGGTTCCAATGTTAATGGTACAACCACTACTCGAAAATGCCATGAAATATGGACTGGGTGATACCCCTCCATGGAAACTGAATATTACTGGAGAGTTGGATCCGGTACAGCAGACCTGGCAGATCCACGTAGAAGACAACGGGCCTGGCATGGAACCCGAGGCACTTGCCAAGATCATGCATTATATCGAACAGTCACAGGAGTGGGAGCGTATGCCTGACCTCGAAATAAACGGCATGGGACTCAAGAATATATGGGTCCGATTGAAATTATGGTATGGCACAGCCGCCCACATGCAGATTACGAACAAGTCTTCCGGCGGTGTCCAGATTACTATAGGCGGTTCCATTCGAAAGGAGCATGACTGA
- a CDS encoding ABC transporter substrate-binding protein, producing MMRKRFLFSLASVLLLSTLLLAGCNSGKSTEGSGKVTLTFGTSQSGIPRTGIMQTMAKEYEQETGVKIDFQVVPDAQWRDLIKVKLASGEAPDIFNVDVDPLSMPANVRPEENAIDLTNEEFTGRMSEEILPTVSHNDKVYGVSFAPTKIWYVYYNKRIFQELGIEPPTSYAEFKAISQKIKDKDIIPFYQAPASGWYQVLPLFETGPNYEQTTAGTYEKLNNNEMKVADMTQLKTVIEQLNEFADLGYFGKDFLSNTVEAGIEAFGQEKAAMLLRVPGTEKEVSEAYPAMKDNMGFFVMPWGDNQTIGVNPGGSAAMFGNKNSKHPEEVLKFFRWITEHDHLQRVFDEGEGNLTICWPEIEPKLTQDYIDYEKNHEKGTVMQAAVKYIDPQWMDIGKDLSGMFAGAMTPDQILQNIDKRRAEQAKVLKDEKWQ from the coding sequence ATGATGAGAAAACGATTTCTATTTTCGCTTGCAAGTGTGCTCCTGCTCTCCACTCTGCTGCTTGCCGGGTGCAACTCAGGTAAAAGTACGGAAGGTTCCGGTAAGGTGACACTCACTTTTGGAACGAGTCAATCCGGTATTCCTCGCACGGGCATCATGCAGACGATGGCCAAGGAATATGAGCAGGAGACGGGTGTCAAAATCGACTTTCAGGTGGTACCTGACGCACAGTGGCGTGACCTGATCAAGGTGAAGCTGGCCTCAGGCGAAGCACCTGATATTTTCAATGTCGATGTGGACCCACTGAGCATGCCAGCTAACGTAAGACCGGAGGAAAATGCCATTGATCTGACCAATGAGGAATTCACAGGTCGGATGTCTGAAGAGATTTTACCAACCGTCAGTCACAATGACAAGGTGTACGGGGTTTCTTTTGCACCAACGAAAATCTGGTATGTGTACTATAACAAACGTATCTTCCAAGAGCTCGGCATAGAGCCTCCTACATCCTATGCCGAATTCAAGGCGATCAGCCAGAAAATTAAGGATAAAGACATTATTCCATTCTATCAGGCACCTGCCAGCGGGTGGTATCAGGTTCTGCCTTTGTTCGAAACGGGGCCTAACTATGAGCAAACGACAGCAGGAACCTACGAGAAATTAAACAACAATGAGATGAAAGTCGCAGATATGACGCAACTCAAGACGGTCATTGAACAGTTGAACGAATTTGCGGATCTCGGTTATTTCGGTAAAGACTTCTTGTCCAATACGGTAGAAGCGGGAATTGAGGCGTTTGGTCAGGAGAAGGCAGCGATGTTACTGCGGGTTCCAGGGACGGAAAAGGAAGTGTCCGAAGCGTATCCGGCAATGAAAGACAATATGGGGTTCTTCGTCATGCCGTGGGGAGATAATCAGACGATTGGTGTGAATCCGGGCGGTTCAGCTGCGATGTTTGGTAACAAAAACAGTAAACATCCCGAAGAAGTGCTGAAATTCTTCCGCTGGATCACCGAGCATGATCATCTGCAACGTGTGTTCGATGAAGGTGAAGGCAATCTGACGATCTGCTGGCCGGAAATCGAACCAAAACTGACACAGGACTATATTGATTATGAGAAAAATCATGAAAAAGGTACGGTCATGCAGGCCGCTGTGAAATACATTGATCCACAATGGATGGATATTGGCAAAGACTTGTCAGGCATGTTCGCCGGCGCAATGACACCGGATCAGATTCTGCAAAATATTGATAAACGCCGTGCTGAACAAGCCAAAGTGCTGAAAGATGAGAAGTGGCAGTAA
- a CDS encoding response regulator → MTIKYRTIIVEDEALIRRNVSRKFRELDTRFEVIGEARNGQEALQLIEHSVPDLVVTDIQMPVMNGLELAKHLYFAYPHVKIVILSGYHEFEYARQAISYKVEDYLLKPLSEEQLRTLLDAMELKLGSAVDSLAHVSAVLDEQVKPEDIAEAVKLYLKQNYMHEITLQDMAGQMHFSVDYLGKCFKKVTGETPLKYMTGLRINEAKRMLVTHENMDIKTIGGAVGYSDSHYFSRIFKNKTGMYPSEYRLQLQERKKALSMDDENHVDLS, encoded by the coding sequence ATGACAATCAAATATAGAACGATTATTGTGGAAGATGAAGCCCTGATTCGCCGGAATGTCTCGCGCAAATTCAGAGAGCTGGATACCCGGTTCGAGGTGATTGGTGAAGCGAGGAACGGTCAGGAAGCGTTACAGCTCATTGAACATTCCGTACCTGATCTGGTTGTAACTGATATACAGATGCCGGTAATGAATGGATTGGAACTCGCCAAACATCTGTATTTTGCCTATCCGCATGTGAAAATTGTCATTCTGAGTGGTTATCATGAATTCGAATATGCACGGCAGGCGATCAGTTACAAGGTGGAGGATTATCTGCTCAAACCATTATCGGAAGAACAGCTTCGGACACTGCTGGATGCGATGGAATTGAAGCTTGGGAGCGCTGTGGATTCGCTTGCCCATGTCAGTGCCGTGCTGGATGAGCAGGTGAAGCCAGAGGATATCGCAGAGGCTGTTAAGTTGTATTTGAAGCAGAATTACATGCATGAGATTACACTCCAGGACATGGCGGGACAGATGCATTTTAGTGTGGACTATCTTGGAAAGTGCTTCAAGAAGGTGACGGGGGAGACTCCCCTGAAATATATGACAGGTCTGCGGATTAATGAAGCGAAGCGCATGCTCGTCACTCACGAGAATATGGATATCAAGACCATTGGTGGAGCGGTAGGGTATAGTGATTCCCACTATTTCAGCCGGATCTTCAAAAACAAAACGGGCATGTACCCTAGCGAATACCGACTGCAATTGCAGGAACGAAAAAAAGCCCTGTCCATGGATGATGAGAACCATGTTGACTTGAGCTGA
- a CDS encoding YfbR-like 5'-deoxynucleotidase: MGIHTYFRSLNDLERIIRTPGKFKFEEHCVSAHSWKVVQYAKTLADIEEQQGVSIDWKKLYEITSSHDYGEIFIGDIKTPVKHYSLELRSMLQKVEEGMVEHFINENIPEEFQPIFRRQLREGKDQSVEGLILEVADKMDQVYEAFAELQRGNTEKEFIVMYRYALVKIKNIDLHCVQYFLEQILPDMIEEGIRSPFDIRKITEEALAQ, translated from the coding sequence ATGGGAATTCATACGTACTTCAGATCACTGAATGATCTTGAACGCATTATTCGGACCCCTGGCAAATTCAAGTTCGAAGAACATTGTGTATCCGCCCATTCCTGGAAAGTGGTTCAGTACGCCAAAACGTTGGCCGATATTGAAGAACAGCAAGGCGTAAGCATTGATTGGAAAAAGTTATACGAGATTACCAGCAGTCATGATTATGGCGAAATCTTCATAGGTGATATCAAGACCCCGGTCAAACATTATTCACTGGAGCTGCGTTCGATGCTGCAAAAGGTGGAAGAAGGCATGGTTGAACATTTTATTAATGAAAATATTCCTGAAGAGTTCCAGCCTATTTTCCGCAGACAGCTGCGTGAGGGCAAAGACCAATCGGTTGAAGGACTGATTCTCGAAGTCGCAGACAAGATGGATCAAGTATATGAAGCCTTTGCTGAGCTCCAACGTGGCAATACGGAGAAAGAATTTATCGTTATGTACCGTTATGCCTTGGTCAAAATCAAAAATATCGACCTCCACTGTGTACAGTATTTCCTGGAACAGATTCTCCCCGACATGATCGAAGAGGGTATCCGCTCCCCGTTTGATATTCGCAAAATAACCGAAGAAGCTCTGGCCCAGTGA